A genome region from Nicotiana tabacum cultivar K326 chromosome 13, ASM71507v2, whole genome shotgun sequence includes the following:
- the LOC107787652 gene encoding O-fucosyltransferase 19-like, which yields MMAGGENCRTSPLAATIKTRRKPMDFVEKAEENGNGKVDFTAQNHHQLGHHQHRIRTVSLMRYMRSGRYLGRWIFGALMLLMVSTMFVKIMLIHFFLRVNASMSSRDFLQLPRTSLEARDLMHAKNNEIWTNPGTDKYYKCIARSSKEIRDKTISNGYILVHANGGLNQMRTGISDMVAVAKLMNASMVLPLLDHKSFWTDPSEFKDIFNRKHFIRALEDDIEVLESLPPSLANVEPLMKAPVSWSKASYYSREILKLLKRHKVIEFTHTDSRLANNGIPDFIQKLRCHAMYEALSFTEEIVELGKKLVNRLGENGEPYIALHLRYEKDMLAFTGCNYNLTRKESEELRKLRYKTKHWKEKRINGTEKRLQGGCPMTPREAALFLEAMGYPSNTKICIVAGEIFGQNGLKALQERYPNIYSHSNLATEQELEPFMQRHNQLAALDYIIALHSDVFLYTYDGNMAKAVRGHRLFEGFRKTINPDKKNIVRLIDEMNNKKLTWEEFATQVRGLHVNRTGAPNARVVGDSPKLEENFYANPFPGCVCPRPEEKSK from the exons atgATGGCTGGTGGTGAAAATTGTCGTACCAGCCCGTTGGCTGCCACCATCAAGACTCGTCGGAAACCAATGGATTTTGTCGAAAAAGCAGAGGAAAATGGCAATGGAAAAGTTGATTTTACCGCACAAAACCACCACCAGCTTGGCCATCATCAGCATAGAATTAGAACGGTTTCCCTAATGAGATATATGAGATCAGGAAGATATCTGGGCcgttggatttttggagcattaATGTTATTAATGGTTTCAACCATGTTTGTGAAGATTATGCTGATACACTTCTTTCTTAGAGTCAATGCCTCGATGAGTTCCCGTGATTTCTTGCAACTTCCACGTACTTCTCTTGAAGCAAGAGACCTCATGCATGCAAAG AATAATGAAATCTGGACGAACCCTGGAACTGACAAGTATTATAAATGCATTGCTCGATCAAGTAAAGAGATAA GAGACAAAACTATCAGCAATGGTTATATTCTAGTTCATGCAAATGGCGGATTAAACCAAATGAGAACCGGG ATAAGCGATATGGTAGCGGTAGCAAAACTAATGAATGCCAGCATGGTTCTTCCCTTGTTAGATCACAAATCCTTTTGGACAGATCCTAG TGAATTCAAAGATATATTTAACCGGAAGCATTTCATAAGAGCTTTGGAAGATGACATTGAAGTACTGGAGTCTCTTCCTCCAAGTCTTGCAAATGTGGAACCTCTTATGAAGGCACCTGTTTCTTGGTCAAAG GCCAGTTACTACAGCAGAGAGATTCTGAAGCTATTAAAGAGACACAAAGTAATAGAATTCACTCATACTGATTCACGACTCGCTAACAATGGCATCCCAGATTTTATCCAAAAACTCCGGTGCCATGCCATGTATGAAGCACTTAGTTTTACTGAGGAAATTGTAGAACTTGGAAAAAAGTTAGTAAACAGACTCGGGGAAAATGGTGAACCGTATATAGCTCTCCATTTGAG ATATGAGAAAGATATGCTGGCTTTCACAGGCTGCAATTACAACCTTACTAGAAAGGAATCTGAGGAGCTTCGAAAATTAAGGTACAAAACCAAGCACTGGAAAGAGAAAAGGATAAATGGAACAGAAAAGCGGCTTCAAGGGGGGTGCCCCATGACACCGCGAGAGGCTGCCTTGTTTCTCGAGGCAATGGGATATCCATCCAACACTAAAATCTGCATAGTTGCAGGagagatttttggtcaaaatggATTAAAGGCTCTTCAAGAAAGATATCCAAATATATATTCCCATTCCAATTTGGCAACAGAGCAAGAGTTGGAACCTTTTATGCAAAGGCATAATCAGCTTGCTGCACTAGACTATATTATAGCTCTTCACAGTGATGTTTTCCTCTACACCTATGACGGGAATATGGCCAAAGCTGTTCGTGGTCATCGTCTATTTGAAGGCTTTCGGAAAACCATCAATCCTGACAA GAAAAATATTGTTAGACTTATTGATGAAATGAACAACAAGAAGCTAACTTGGGAAGAATTTGCGACTCAAGTTAGGGGCTTACATGTAAACAGGACAGGAGCACCAAATGCTAGAGTTGTTGGTGATTCACCAAAATTGGAGGAAAATTTCTATGCAAATCCTTTCCCTGGTTGTGTTTGTCCAAGACCTGAAGAGAAGAGCAAATGA